One genomic window of Nerophis lumbriciformis linkage group LG29, RoL_Nlum_v2.1, whole genome shotgun sequence includes the following:
- the LOC133571888 gene encoding uncharacterized protein: MSDKRRALPPWMSKEDVGLKEKQPRMTTKKKAARAILYCMNEKEMVEAAVACLGHQNVVLRSGQQVESKMEDAAGKRYRKTASSLKRVKPATEAIEEACENVSYVSETDLDISEMDTLPYATDNQEQKADCEDLVSPAAVACLRKDGLQTEKEHLTNSQDKDDAMRLVREIFFSR; this comes from the exons ATGTCGGACAAACGCCGGGCTTTGCCGCCGTGGATGTCAAAAGAGGACGTGGGGTTGAAAGAGAAGCAGCCCCGAATGACCACCAAGAAGAAAGCCGCACG GGCTATTTTATACTGTATGAACGAAAAAGAGATGGTGGAAGCTGCTGTCGCATGTCTGGGACACCAGAATGTGGTTCTCCGGTCCGGCCAGCAG GTTGAAAGTAAAATGGAGGATGCAGCTGGTAAGAGGTACAGGAAAACGGCTTCTTCGTTAAAAAGAGTGAAGCCGGCCACAGAAGCAATAGAGGAGGCGTGTGAGAATGTGTCCTACGTGTCGGAGACGGACTTGGACATAAGCGAGATGGACACATTGCCGTATGCCACCGATAACCAGGAGCAGAAGGCGGATTGTGAGGATCTGGTGTCACCAGCAGCAGTCGCTTGTCTCAGGAAGGACGGCCTGCAGACAGAAAAGGAACATTTAACCAACAGCCAAGACAAGGACGATGCCATGCGTCTTGTGCGAGAAATATTTTTCAGTAGATAA